One part of the [Pantoea] beijingensis genome encodes these proteins:
- the infB gene encoding translation initiation factor IF-2, with protein sequence MTDVTVKSLAAEIQTPVERLVQQFADAGIRKSETDSVTQQEKETLLTHLNREHGSVSSKLTLQRKTRSTLNIPGTGGKSKSVQIEVRKKRTYVKGEADADQAEAEAQAQREAEEQAHREAEEQAKREAAEKAKRDAEEQAKREAADKAKREAAEKDKVSNQHTDEVTRANQSEKARREAEAAELKRKAEEEARRKIEEEAKRVAEEARKMAEEKGSSWTEASDEPEDTSDYHVTTSQHARQAEDENDRKVEGERRSRPVKAARQKKGNKHSESKADREEARAAVRGGKGKRKPSTLQQGFNKPVQAVNRDVIIGETVTVAELANKMAVKGSQVIKVMMKMGAMATINQVIDQETAQLVAEEMGHKVTLRRENELEEAVMSDRDTDAALESRAPVVTIMGHVDHGKTSLLDYIRSTKIASGEAGGITQHIGAYHVETDNGMVTFLDTPGHAAFTAMRARGAQATDIVILVVAADDGVMPQTIEAIQHAKAAKVPVVVAVNKVDKPEADPDRVKNELTQYGIIPEEWGGENMFVNVSAKAGTGIDDLLNAILLQAEVLELTAVRQGMASGVVIESFLDKGRGPVATVLVREGTLNKGDIVLCGFEYGRVRAMRDELGREVLTAGPSIPVEILGLSGVPAAGDEATVVRDEKKAREVALYRQGKFREVKLARQQKSKLENMFANMTEGEVSELNIVLKADVQGSVEAISDSLQKLSTDEVKVKIVGSGVGGITETDATLAAASNAIILGFNVRADASARRVIDAESLDLRYYSVIYNLIDEVKQAMSGMLAPEYKQQIIGLAEVRDVFKSPKFGAIAGCMVTEGNIKRHNPIRVLRDNVVIYEGELESLRRFKDDVNEVRNGMECGIGVKNYNDVRVGDMIEVFEIIEIQRTIA encoded by the coding sequence ATGACAGATGTAACCGTAAAATCGCTGGCCGCAGAGATTCAGACCCCGGTAGAACGCCTGGTACAGCAGTTTGCTGATGCAGGGATCCGGAAATCTGAAACTGACTCTGTAACCCAGCAGGAAAAAGAAACCTTACTGACGCACCTGAATCGTGAACACGGCAGCGTGTCAAGTAAGCTGACGTTGCAGCGCAAGACGCGCAGCACCTTGAATATTCCTGGCACCGGGGGTAAAAGTAAATCGGTGCAAATCGAAGTCCGCAAAAAGCGCACCTACGTAAAAGGCGAAGCTGATGCTGATCAGGCTGAAGCAGAAGCGCAGGCGCAGCGTGAAGCGGAAGAACAGGCCCATCGTGAAGCTGAAGAACAGGCTAAACGCGAAGCAGCAGAAAAAGCGAAGCGCGATGCCGAAGAGCAAGCCAAACGTGAGGCCGCCGACAAAGCGAAACGCGAAGCAGCGGAAAAAGATAAAGTGAGCAATCAACATACCGACGAAGTTACCCGGGCTAATCAGTCTGAGAAAGCCCGCCGCGAGGCCGAAGCCGCTGAACTGAAACGTAAAGCGGAAGAAGAAGCCCGTCGCAAAATCGAAGAGGAAGCCAAACGCGTGGCCGAAGAAGCTCGTAAAATGGCTGAAGAGAAAGGCAGCAGTTGGACTGAAGCCTCTGACGAGCCGGAAGATACCTCCGACTATCACGTCACCACTTCTCAGCATGCGCGTCAGGCTGAAGATGAGAATGACCGTAAGGTTGAAGGTGAACGCCGTAGCCGCCCTGTAAAGGCCGCTCGTCAGAAGAAAGGCAACAAGCATTCCGAATCGAAAGCCGATCGTGAAGAAGCGCGTGCAGCCGTTCGCGGTGGTAAAGGCAAACGTAAGCCAAGTACTCTGCAGCAGGGCTTTAACAAGCCCGTTCAGGCTGTTAACCGCGATGTCATCATCGGGGAAACGGTAACCGTTGCTGAGCTGGCAAACAAAATGGCGGTGAAAGGCTCCCAGGTCATCAAAGTAATGATGAAAATGGGCGCAATGGCGACCATCAACCAGGTTATCGATCAGGAAACTGCTCAGCTAGTTGCGGAAGAAATGGGTCACAAAGTGACGTTGCGCCGCGAGAACGAGCTGGAAGAAGCAGTAATGAGCGATCGTGATACTGATGCGGCGTTAGAATCGCGTGCGCCAGTCGTGACCATTATGGGCCACGTTGACCACGGTAAAACGTCACTGCTGGATTACATCCGCTCAACTAAAATCGCCTCTGGCGAAGCGGGCGGGATTACCCAGCATATCGGTGCTTACCACGTTGAAACTGATAACGGGATGGTAACCTTCCTTGATACCCCGGGCCACGCCGCGTTTACTGCGATGCGTGCACGTGGTGCTCAGGCGACCGATATCGTTATCCTTGTGGTTGCTGCGGATGATGGCGTGATGCCACAGACTATCGAAGCTATCCAGCATGCGAAAGCTGCGAAGGTGCCGGTAGTGGTTGCGGTAAACAAGGTTGATAAACCCGAAGCCGATCCGGATCGCGTTAAGAACGAACTGACTCAGTATGGCATCATCCCGGAAGAGTGGGGCGGTGAAAACATGTTTGTTAACGTCTCTGCGAAAGCCGGTACCGGTATCGACGACCTGCTGAACGCCATCCTGTTACAGGCTGAAGTTCTGGAACTGACTGCTGTCCGTCAGGGTATGGCAAGCGGTGTAGTCATCGAATCCTTCCTGGATAAAGGTCGTGGCCCTGTAGCAACCGTCCTGGTGCGTGAAGGTACGTTGAACAAAGGCGATATCGTACTGTGTGGCTTCGAATATGGCCGCGTGCGTGCGATGCGCGACGAATTAGGCCGTGAAGTTCTGACGGCAGGTCCATCCATTCCGGTTGAGATCCTTGGCCTGTCTGGTGTGCCTGCTGCCGGTGACGAAGCGACCGTAGTCCGTGATGAGAAGAAAGCGCGTGAAGTTGCTCTCTACCGTCAGGGCAAATTCCGCGAAGTTAAGCTGGCGCGTCAGCAGAAGTCGAAGTTGGAGAATATGTTCGCCAACATGACTGAAGGCGAAGTGTCCGAGCTGAACATCGTACTGAAAGCCGATGTACAGGGTTCTGTCGAAGCGATTTCCGATTCACTGCAGAAGCTCTCCACCGACGAAGTGAAGGTGAAGATTGTGGGTTCTGGCGTAGGTGGTATCACCGAAACCGACGCCACACTGGCTGCAGCATCCAACGCGATCATCCTGGGCTTTAACGTTCGTGCGGATGCCTCTGCGCGTCGCGTTATCGATGCTGAAAGTCTGGATCTGCGTTACTACTCCGTTATCTATAACCTGATTGACGAAGTGAAGCAGGCGATGAGCGGTATGCTGGCGCCGGAATACAAACAGCAGATTATCGGCCTGGCCGAAGTGCGCGATGTATTCAAATCACCAAAATTTGGTGCTATCGCAGGCTGTATGGTTACCGAAGGCAACATCAAACGTCACAACCCGATCCGCGTACTGCGTGATAACGTGGTGATCTATGAAGGCGAGCTGGAATCTCTGCGTCGCTTTAAAGACGATGTTAATGAAGTTCGTAACGGTATGGAATGTGGTATCGGCGTTAAGAACTACAACGATGTCCGCGTTGGCGATATGATCGAAGTGTTCGAAATTATCGAAATCCAGCGTACCATCGCGTAA
- the rbfA gene encoding 30S ribosome-binding factor RbfA: MAKEFGRPQRVSQELQKEIATILQREIKDPRLGMMVTVSGVEVSRDLAYAKVFVTFLNDKDEAAIKAGLRALGDASGYIRTLLGKAMRLRIVPELTFFYDNSLVEGMRMSNLVTNVVKNDAERRSSSEDDEEE; this comes from the coding sequence ATGGCGAAAGAATTTGGTCGCCCACAGCGCGTCTCTCAGGAGTTACAGAAAGAGATCGCGACTATTCTGCAGCGTGAGATTAAAGATCCGCGTCTGGGCATGATGGTTACCGTCTCCGGCGTTGAGGTATCACGCGATTTGGCCTATGCCAAAGTCTTTGTGACCTTCCTGAATGATAAAGACGAAGCCGCCATTAAAGCGGGATTACGTGCGCTGGGTGATGCCTCAGGTTATATCCGTACCTTGCTGGGCAAAGCGATGCGGTTGCGCATCGTACCGGAATTAACTTTCTTCTACGATAATTCGCTGGTTGAAGGGATGAGGATGTCTAACCTCGTCACTAACGTAGTGAAAAACGACGCCGAACGTCGTTCTTCTTCGGAAGACGACGAGGAGGAGTAA
- the truB gene encoding tRNA pseudouridine(55) synthase TruB — translation MSRPRRRGRDIHGVLLLDKPQGMSSNDVLQKVKRIFNANRAGHTGALDPLATGMLPICLGEATKFSQYLLDSDKRYRVIARLGQRTDTSDADGTVISERPVTFSQEMLDAALDGFRGETQQVPSMYSALKYQGRKLYEYAREGIEVPREARSITVYELTFIRWEGHELELEIHCSKGTYIRTIIDDLGEKLGCGAHVSMLRRLQVARYPISEMVTLEHLTELVEAAQQQACSPAEKLDVLLMPMDSPAAAFPEVNLLPVVAAYFKQGQPVQASGIPMSGLVRVTEGEAHKFIGMAEIDDDGRVAPRRLVVEYSD, via the coding sequence GTGAGCCGCCCTCGTCGTCGCGGCCGCGATATACACGGCGTGTTGCTGCTGGATAAACCGCAGGGCATGTCATCAAACGATGTGCTACAAAAAGTGAAGCGTATCTTCAATGCCAACCGGGCGGGGCATACTGGTGCTCTTGATCCCTTGGCGACCGGCATGCTACCGATTTGTCTGGGTGAAGCCACCAAGTTTTCTCAATACCTTCTTGATTCGGATAAGCGTTATCGGGTTATCGCTCGATTGGGGCAGCGTACTGATACCTCCGATGCTGACGGTACCGTGATTAGCGAACGCCCCGTTACCTTTAGTCAGGAGATGCTGGACGCGGCGCTTGATGGATTTCGTGGTGAAACACAGCAGGTCCCATCAATGTATTCGGCGCTGAAGTATCAGGGCCGTAAGCTATATGAATATGCTCGCGAGGGAATTGAAGTCCCACGTGAAGCCCGTAGCATCACGGTGTATGAACTCACATTTATCCGCTGGGAAGGTCATGAACTGGAGCTGGAAATCCACTGTTCCAAAGGTACCTACATTCGTACCATCATTGATGATCTAGGCGAAAAGCTGGGCTGTGGTGCGCATGTGAGTATGCTGCGTCGTTTACAGGTCGCACGTTATCCCATCAGTGAAATGGTGACACTTGAGCACTTAACCGAACTGGTTGAAGCGGCTCAGCAGCAAGCGTGTTCACCAGCTGAAAAACTTGATGTGTTACTGATGCCGATGGATAGCCCTGCAGCGGCTTTTCCCGAAGTCAATTTGCTGCCGGTAGTGGCTGCTTATTTCAAGCAGGGACAGCCGGTACAGGCTTCTGGTATACCGATGAGTGGGCTTGTCAGGGTAACAGAAGGTGAAGCGCACAAGTTTATTGGTATGGCAGAAATTGATGACGATGGACGCGTTGCACCACGTCGTCTGGTCGTAGAATATTCTGACTGA
- the rpsO gene encoding 30S ribosomal protein S15, with protein MSLSVETKAQIVADFGRDANDSGSTEVQVALLTAQINHLQGHFSEHKKDHHSRRGLLRMVSQRRKLLDYLKRKDVARYTSLIERLGLRR; from the coding sequence ATGTCTCTAAGTGTTGAAACTAAAGCACAAATCGTTGCTGATTTCGGTCGTGACGCGAACGATAGTGGTTCTACTGAAGTTCAGGTTGCATTGCTGACCGCACAGATTAATCATCTGCAGGGTCACTTCTCTGAGCACAAAAAAGACCACCATAGCCGTCGCGGCCTGCTGCGCATGGTTTCCCAGCGTCGTAAACTGCTGGATTACCTGAAGCGTAAAGACGTTGCACGTTACACCAGCCTGATCGAGCGTCTGGGTCTGCGTCGCTAA
- the pnp gene encoding polyribonucleotide nucleotidyltransferase: MLNPIVRKFQYGQHTVTLETGMMARQATAAVMVSMDDTAVFVTVVGQKKTKPGQDFFPLTVNYQERTYAAGRIPGSFFRREGRPSEGETLIARLIDRPVRPLFPEGFINEVQVIATVVSVNPQVNPDIVAMIGASAALSLSGLPFNGPIGAARVGYINDQYVLNPTSDEIKQSKLDLVVAGTQGAVLMVESEADVLSEDQMLGAVVYGHEQQQVVIENINSLVAEAGKPRWDWQPEAVNDVLTSRIAALAESRLSDAYRITEKQERYEQVGVIKAETTAALLAEDASLDDGEISDILHAIEKNVVRSRVLNGEPRIDGREKDMIRGLDVRTGVLPRTHGSALFTRGETQALVTATLGTARDAQNLDELMGERTDSFLFHYNFPPYSVGETGMVGSPKRREIGHGRLAKRGVLAMMPKPEDFPYTVRVVSEITESNGSSSMASVCGASLALMDAGVPIKAAVAGIAMGLVKEGEKFVVLSDILGDEDHLGDMDFKVAGSREGITALQMDIKIEGITREIMQVALNQAKGARLHILGVMEQAISTPRGDISEFAPRIHTIKINPDKIKDVIGKGGSVIRALTEETGTTIEIEDDGTVKIAATDGDKAKFAIRRIEEITAEIEVGRIYNGKVTRIVDFGAFVAIGGGKEGLVHISQIADKRVEKVTDYLQMGQEVPVKVLEVDRQGRVRLSIKEATEQQQPETAAANPDAE; the protein is encoded by the coding sequence TTGCTGAATCCGATCGTACGTAAATTCCAATATGGTCAGCATACCGTCACTCTTGAGACCGGTATGATGGCACGCCAGGCAACGGCTGCCGTCATGGTAAGCATGGACGACACTGCGGTATTCGTCACCGTTGTTGGCCAGAAAAAAACCAAGCCAGGTCAAGATTTCTTCCCTCTGACCGTAAACTATCAGGAGCGTACCTACGCTGCTGGCCGTATTCCTGGCAGTTTCTTCCGCCGTGAAGGTCGTCCAAGCGAAGGCGAAACTCTCATCGCGCGTCTGATTGACCGTCCGGTTCGTCCACTGTTTCCTGAAGGTTTTATCAACGAAGTCCAGGTTATTGCCACCGTGGTTTCCGTTAACCCACAGGTTAACCCGGACATCGTTGCGATGATCGGCGCGTCTGCGGCACTGAGTCTCTCTGGCTTGCCTTTTAATGGCCCAATTGGTGCAGCACGTGTTGGTTACATCAACGATCAGTATGTTCTGAACCCGACCAGCGATGAAATCAAGCAAAGCAAACTGGATCTGGTGGTTGCCGGTACGCAGGGCGCTGTGCTGATGGTTGAATCTGAAGCGGACGTACTGAGCGAAGATCAGATGCTTGGCGCGGTCGTTTATGGCCACGAGCAGCAACAGGTTGTTATTGAAAACATTAATTCACTGGTCGCTGAAGCGGGCAAGCCTCGCTGGGACTGGCAGCCTGAAGCAGTGAACGACGTGCTGACTTCCCGTATTGCTGCGCTGGCTGAATCACGCCTTAGCGATGCTTATCGCATCACTGAGAAGCAAGAGCGTTATGAGCAAGTTGGCGTGATCAAAGCGGAAACTACCGCGGCGTTGCTGGCTGAAGACGCGAGCCTCGACGATGGTGAGATCAGCGATATTCTGCATGCTATTGAGAAGAACGTCGTGCGTAGCCGCGTTCTGAATGGCGAGCCGCGTATTGATGGTCGCGAAAAAGACATGATCCGTGGTCTGGATGTACGTACCGGTGTGCTGCCGCGTACTCACGGTTCAGCGCTTTTTACGCGTGGTGAAACTCAGGCGCTGGTTACCGCCACACTGGGAACGGCGCGTGATGCACAGAATCTGGACGAGCTGATGGGTGAGCGTACTGACAGCTTCCTGTTCCACTATAACTTCCCTCCATACTCCGTCGGTGAAACCGGTATGGTCGGTTCGCCTAAGCGTCGTGAAATTGGTCACGGTCGTCTGGCGAAACGTGGCGTATTGGCGATGATGCCTAAACCGGAAGATTTCCCGTACACCGTTCGAGTGGTATCTGAAATCACTGAATCTAACGGCTCTTCTTCTATGGCTTCCGTCTGTGGTGCTTCTCTGGCACTGATGGATGCAGGTGTGCCTATCAAAGCGGCAGTTGCCGGTATTGCAATGGGCCTGGTGAAAGAAGGTGAGAAGTTTGTGGTACTGTCCGATATCCTGGGTGATGAAGATCACCTGGGTGACATGGACTTTAAAGTAGCGGGTAGCCGTGAAGGGATTACCGCGCTGCAGATGGACATCAAAATCGAAGGTATCACCCGCGAAATTATGCAGGTTGCACTGAACCAGGCCAAAGGTGCGCGTCTGCACATCCTGGGCGTGATGGAACAGGCTATCAGCACGCCGCGCGGCGATATTTCTGAATTTGCTCCACGCATTCACACTATTAAAATTAATCCGGACAAGATCAAAGACGTGATCGGTAAAGGCGGCTCGGTTATCCGTGCGCTGACCGAAGAGACCGGTACAACCATCGAAATTGAAGATGATGGTACCGTGAAGATCGCTGCGACCGACGGTGATAAAGCGAAATTCGCTATCCGTCGTATTGAAGAGATTACTGCTGAGATCGAAGTTGGCCGTATTTATAACGGTAAAGTGACCCGTATTGTTGACTTCGGTGCCTTCGTGGCAATCGGTGGCGGCAAAGAAGGTCTGGTGCATATTTCTCAGATCGCCGATAAGCGCGTTGAGAAAGTCACAGACTATCTGCAAATGGGTCAGGAAGTACCGGTTAAGGTTCTGGAAGTTGATCGTCAGGGCCGCGTGCGTCTGAGCATCAAAGAAGCGACAGAACAGCAGCAACCTGAGACAGCAGCAGCTAATCCTGACGCTGAGTAA